The genome window CTCAGTGCTGTTTTATGAGCCGTTTCCGTTGGTGATGTCGGGCGGGACGGGCTGTTTTCTGGATGACCTGGACGGGCATCGTTATGTCGACTTTCTCGCCGAATACACCGCAGCGCTGTATGGGCACTCTCACCCGGTGATCATCCAGGCGCTGACGACGGCGATGGCGAACGGGCTGAACCTCAGCGCCCACACGCAACTGGAAGCGCGGTTGGCAACGCTGATTGTGGAGCGCTTCGGTTGTATCGAACAGGTGCGCTTTACCAATTCCGGTACCGAGGCGAACCTGCTCGCGCTGGCGGCGGCACGGGCCTACACCGGGCGCGACGGCGTCATCGCGTTTAACGGCGCTTATCACGGCGGCGTGCTGAGTTTTGCCGGGCCAGGCACGCCGATGAATGTGCCCCACCGCGTGTACCTGGCGGATTACAACGATCTACGCAGTGTCGAGCGTTTGCTGTTTGAGCACCCTGGCGCGTGTGCGGCGATCCTCGTGGAGCCGATGTTGGGCGCCGGTGGCTGTATCTGCGCCGCGCCGGGCTTTCTCGAGGGTTTGCGCGCGTTGAGCCGTGCACACGGGATATTGCTGGTGTTCGATGAGGTGATGACTTCACGCCTTGGCCCAGGCGGTTTACAGGAAAAGCTCGGTATAAAGCCGGACCTGATGACCCTGGGCAAATACCTCGGCGGCGGGATGCCCTGTGGCATGTTGGGTGGCCGACGAGACATCATGGCGCAGTTCGATCCGCGCCATGGCCGCCTCTCTCACGCAGGCACCTTCAACAACAACGTACTGACCATGGCGGCGGGTATCGCTGGATTGGAGCAGGTGTATACCCGTGAGCAAGCCCTTGCGTTGAATGCGAGGGGCGACCGGTTACGCGAGCAACTGAACGAGGTGCTCGCCTGCATGCCGATGCAGTTTACCGGGCAGGGTTCAGTGATGAACCTGCATCCCACGGGCAGGCCGATCCTGCGGCCCACGGATATCCCGACAGACCGAAACAGCCTACGGGACCTGTTCTTTTTCCACCTGCTTGAAGGTGGGATCTACAGTGCGCGGCGCGGGCTGTTTGCGTTGAGCCTGCCGCTGACCGAGCACGAAATGAATCGGCTGGTTAACGCTACACAGGCTTTTGTCGAACGCTATGGCGGCATGTTGACCGGCGACTGACGCCCTACCTGGAAGAGCGACAGCGAATCGACGACCGGCTATCCTTTCGCCGTCGCTCAACCGGAACAACGTCCATGACCAGCAAAACCGCAAACCCACGAGGCAGGCGTAAAAAAACCGTTGGCGAAGACCCGCAAAACCAACTGAATAAAGACACGATTATCGCCGCTGCATTGGCGTTGATCGACCGCGAAGGCCTGGAAAAATGCAGCCTGCGCAACTTGGCAAATAGCCTGGGCGTGTACCCCACGGCCATTTACTGGTACGTCTCGTCACGTGAATTGCTGTTGAGCGAAGTGTTGGCCAAAGTCCTCGAACAGGTCGCACCGCAGCCTCAGGAACGCTGGCAGGACTACCTTCGCGCCACCCTGGTTAATTGCCATAACGCTGTGCACCAGCACCCGAATGTCGCGCCGTTGCTTGGTGCGCAACTGGTCTCCAACACCCGCACCGACTTCAAGTTGGTGGAAGGCGTATTGGCGGCATTGCAGCAAGCGGGTTTCAGCGGGCCTTCATTGGCTGGCGCCTACAACACCTTTATCGCCGCCCTTGCCGGTTTCACCACCTTGGAGTTCGCCCCGCTGCCGGAGGACACCGAGGCGTGGCAGCACCAAGTACAGGAAAGCCTGCAGGCCATTGACGCCGAGCAGCACCCGACCCTTGCGCAGAACATGAACCAACTGAGCAACCGCGGTTTCAGCCTGCGCTGGCAAAATGGTGTGCACGCGCCGCTGCATGAGAGCTTTGCGTTTTATGTCGAGACCTTCCTCTGCGGCCTGGAAACCCTGGCGGCGCGTCACTGAAAAATCGCACAACATAATCAGAAAGCCCATTAATTGTACGCCGTACAATTTGGCGTTACAGTCCGCCACGTATGAATACCCCATGACCCTAAAAACAAAAACGTCAGAGGTCTTTAATCGTGGCGACTGCATTCAACGAAGTGGTCCAGGGCCAACGGCTTTGGCAGCCCTCCCCTGAACATATCCAACCTACCCGCCTCACGCATTACCTGGCTTGGCTCAAACGCGAGCGCGGGCTGAGCTTTGTCGACTACCACGGGCTATGGCAGTGGTCGGTCGATGATCTGGACGCTTTCTGGCAATCGATCTGGGATCACTTTAGGGTGCAGGCCAGTAGCCCATACCACGCGGTGCTGGGTGATCGCAGGATGCCGGGTACTGAGTGGTTTCCCGGCGCGCAGCTGAATTTTGCCGAACACATTTTGCGCAACGAACGGCAAGGCGATGCGCTGCTCTACCTGAGCGAATCCGCCGCCTTGCAGGGCTTGCCCTGGGCTGAGTTCTCCGACCAAGTACGCACGCTCGCCAGCTATCTGCGAGAGCTCGGCGTAGTGCCCGGTGATCGCGTGGTGGCTTACCTGCCAAACATCCCCGAGGCGATGATTGCGCTGTGTGCCTGCGCAGCCATCGGTGCGATC of Pseudomonas fluorescens contains these proteins:
- a CDS encoding aspartate aminotransferase family protein, yielding MFTAPDKSVLQHCINRYTHANPNSARQLDLAARVMPGGNTRSVLFYEPFPLVMSGGTGCFLDDLDGHRYVDFLAEYTAALYGHSHPVIIQALTTAMANGLNLSAHTQLEARLATLIVERFGCIEQVRFTNSGTEANLLALAAARAYTGRDGVIAFNGAYHGGVLSFAGPGTPMNVPHRVYLADYNDLRSVERLLFEHPGACAAILVEPMLGAGGCICAAPGFLEGLRALSRAHGILLVFDEVMTSRLGPGGLQEKLGIKPDLMTLGKYLGGGMPCGMLGGRRDIMAQFDPRHGRLSHAGTFNNNVLTMAAGIAGLEQVYTREQALALNARGDRLREQLNEVLACMPMQFTGQGSVMNLHPTGRPILRPTDIPTDRNSLRDLFFFHLLEGGIYSARRGLFALSLPLTEHEMNRLVNATQAFVERYGGMLTGD
- a CDS encoding TetR family transcriptional regulator, whose protein sequence is MTSKTANPRGRRKKTVGEDPQNQLNKDTIIAAALALIDREGLEKCSLRNLANSLGVYPTAIYWYVSSRELLLSEVLAKVLEQVAPQPQERWQDYLRATLVNCHNAVHQHPNVAPLLGAQLVSNTRTDFKLVEGVLAALQQAGFSGPSLAGAYNTFIAALAGFTTLEFAPLPEDTEAWQHQVQESLQAIDAEQHPTLAQNMNQLSNRGFSLRWQNGVHAPLHESFAFYVETFLCGLETLAARH